The genomic region GTCGGATTTTCAATCAGGATCCGCCGCCCGATAAAGTCCTGCACGCTATTGATCGCATCCACCAACTGCGAAAGCGACGTTTTCGTCATTGGTGTCGGCAGGAGATCAGCCATATAAAGCCCCTCATGGGCGGACCAGGCAATATGCTCCGACACCATGGCGGGATTAAACCGGTCGACCAGACGTTTAAGGTCGGCCAGATGGTTCTTGTTGAGCGGCTCCCCGCCCCCAAGTGACAATCCGACCCCATGCATGGAGACCGGATAGTGCGCACACAGCTCTTCCAGCATGGCAAGTCGCGGGCCACCGGCAACCATGTAGTTTTCCGGATGAACCTCAAACCAGCCCACAGTCGGTGCTGCGTCAAAGACATCTTGCGCGTGCTCGGCCTTGAAGCCAACACCTGCACGTTCAGGAAGCTGTGTCAGCGGTGTCATATCGGGGCAACCTTATCTTTTCGCCGTTTGC from Thalassospira indica harbors:
- a CDS encoding DUF692 domain-containing protein — translated: MTPLTQLPERAGVGFKAEHAQDVFDAAPTVGWFEVHPENYMVAGGPRLAMLEELCAHYPVSMHGVGLSLGGGEPLNKNHLADLKRLVDRFNPAMVSEHIAWSAHEGLYMADLLPTPMTKTSLSQLVDAINSVQDFIGRRILIENPTSYVPLPQNSIPELEFITEAAARSGCGLLIDVNNVYISAHNLGFEANAFIDAVPGDLVGEIHLAGHERDANPDDDVLIDTHSRPVADPVWDLFDRLIARIGRKPTLIEWDNDVPGWDVLAHEAALADRHLDIAVATQLEAAS